The following proteins are encoded in a genomic region of Pelodictyon phaeoclathratiforme BU-1:
- the mutL gene encoding DNA mismatch repair endonuclease MutL → MARIARLPDIVANKISAGEVVQRPASVVKELLENAIDAGADKITVAIKDAGKELIRIVDNGAGMLREDALLCVERFATSKITGVDDLDSLQSLGFRGEALASISSVSHFELKTRTAKATLGLRLRYEGGVLVEESGVQGEQGTTISVRNLFYNVPARRKFLKSNATEYNHIFEIVKSFALAYPEIEWRMYSDDEELFHVKRPDILERLNVFYGDDFAASMIELSEENDYLSIKGYLGKPAMQKRRKLDQYFFVNRRVVQNRMLSQAVQQAYGDLLVERQTPFVLLFLTIDPSRIDVNVHPAKMEIRFDDERNVRNMFYPVIKRAIQLHDFSPDLVSTECDQLSSLQPQNSAFRKFSFPDIPHRSITTGDLYRNYREGAVDEPAISRVASAHQGEMFPRHSSADYALAGSGLREGDEGLSSILLAPLYDDDVVPNPKEVEPKIWQLHNKYLICQIKTGLMIIDQHVAHERVLYERAVDVMNQNVPNSQQLLFPQKVEFRPWEYEIFEEIREDLYRLGFNLRLFGNKTIMIEGVPQDVKPGSEVTILQDMIAEYQDNASKLKLDKRDNLAKSYSCRNAIMAGQKLSLEEMRSLIDNLFATREPYSCPHGRPVIIKLSLDQLDKMFGRK, encoded by the coding sequence ATGGCAAGAATTGCAAGATTACCCGATATAGTTGCGAACAAAATTTCTGCCGGTGAAGTTGTTCAACGCCCTGCTTCAGTTGTCAAGGAACTTCTTGAAAATGCTATTGATGCCGGTGCCGACAAGATAACGGTAGCCATCAAGGATGCCGGAAAAGAGCTGATCCGGATTGTCGACAATGGTGCAGGAATGTTGCGCGAAGATGCCCTTTTGTGTGTTGAACGATTTGCAACAAGCAAAATTACCGGGGTCGATGATCTTGATTCTTTGCAAAGCCTTGGTTTCAGGGGAGAGGCATTGGCCAGTATCTCTTCTGTTTCGCATTTCGAACTCAAAACCCGAACGGCGAAAGCGACGCTTGGTTTGCGGCTCCGCTACGAGGGAGGAGTCCTCGTTGAAGAGTCGGGGGTGCAGGGAGAGCAGGGGACAACCATCAGCGTCAGAAATCTCTTTTATAATGTTCCTGCCCGACGGAAGTTTCTGAAATCCAACGCGACCGAGTACAACCATATTTTTGAGATCGTCAAGTCGTTTGCGCTTGCATACCCGGAAATCGAGTGGCGTATGTACAGTGATGATGAGGAGCTTTTTCATGTGAAACGGCCGGATATTCTCGAACGGCTCAATGTTTTTTATGGTGATGATTTTGCTGCCAGTATGATTGAGCTTTCCGAGGAAAATGATTACCTCTCCATCAAGGGATATCTTGGCAAGCCTGCCATGCAGAAACGCCGGAAACTTGATCAATATTTTTTTGTCAATCGCCGGGTTGTCCAGAACCGGATGCTCTCGCAGGCGGTACAGCAGGCATACGGTGATCTGCTTGTTGAGCGGCAGACCCCTTTTGTGCTGCTTTTTCTTACGATTGATCCCTCCCGCATTGATGTAAATGTGCATCCGGCAAAGATGGAAATCCGCTTTGACGATGAGCGCAATGTGCGCAACATGTTCTATCCGGTTATCAAGCGGGCCATACAGTTACACGATTTCTCTCCTGACCTGGTGAGCACAGAATGTGACCAGCTCTCTTCCCTTCAGCCGCAGAATTCGGCATTCCGAAAATTTTCTTTTCCGGATATCCCCCATCGTTCCATCACAACGGGCGACCTCTACCGGAATTATCGTGAAGGGGCCGTTGATGAGCCAGCAATATCGCGAGTTGCTTCAGCGCATCAGGGCGAAATGTTTCCGCGCCACTCAAGTGCCGACTACGCTTTGGCGGGAAGCGGTTTGCGGGAAGGGGATGAGGGGCTCTCATCCATTCTGCTTGCTCCTCTCTATGATGATGATGTGGTGCCAAACCCGAAAGAGGTGGAGCCAAAAATCTGGCAACTGCATAACAAGTACCTGATATGCCAGATCAAGACCGGGCTGATGATTATCGATCAGCATGTGGCGCATGAACGGGTACTGTATGAGCGTGCCGTAGACGTCATGAACCAGAACGTTCCAAATTCCCAGCAGTTGCTCTTTCCCCAGAAGGTGGAGTTTCGCCCATGGGAGTATGAAATATTTGAAGAGATTCGTGAGGATCTTTATCGGCTTGGGTTTAATTTGAGGCTTTTTGGCAACAAAACCATCATGATTGAGGGAGTTCCCCAGGATGTAAAGCCGGGCAGCGAAGTGACGATTTTGCAGGATATGATTGCCGAATATCAGGATAATGCCTCAAAACTCAAGCTCGACAAACGTGACAACCTTGCCAAATCCTACTCGTGTCGGAATGCAATCATGGCCGGTCAGAAGCTCTCTCTTGAAGAGATGCGCTCCTTGATCGACAACCTGTTTGCTACCCGGGAGCCTTACTCATGTCCACACGGAAGACCGGTTATTATCAAGCTCTCACTCGACCAGCTCGACAAGATGTTCGGAAGAAAATAA
- a CDS encoding F0F1 ATP synthase subunit gamma, which translates to MPTLKDIRVRIKGVKSTQQVTKAMKMVAAAKLRRAQERAVMARPYAKKLKEMLGSLSAKVDTSRNPMLSGRSEVNKVLVILVTADRGLCGAFNTNAIKLASKIIHEDYPAIHSKGGVSLICAGSRGFDFFRKREYNIVKGYSAVFQHLDFSTAKEIADIASGMYLRGEVDRVLVAYNEFKSVLAPNLREEVILPIAPEIPGTESSSDYIYEPSPSAIIDELVPKHLNTQIWRMMLESSAAEQAARMSAMDSATENAKELMRTLNISYNRARQAAITTELSEIVSGADALTN; encoded by the coding sequence ATGCCTACATTAAAGGATATACGTGTACGAATCAAAGGGGTAAAGTCTACACAGCAGGTCACCAAGGCGATGAAGATGGTGGCCGCTGCGAAGCTGAGAAGGGCCCAGGAGCGGGCAGTCATGGCCCGGCCTTATGCCAAGAAACTGAAGGAGATGCTTGGTTCCCTCTCTGCAAAGGTAGATACCTCGCGCAACCCCATGCTTTCGGGCCGTTCAGAGGTTAACAAGGTACTGGTGATTCTTGTCACGGCCGACAGGGGTTTGTGTGGTGCATTTAACACCAATGCCATCAAGCTTGCGAGCAAAATCATTCATGAGGATTATCCGGCTATTCACAGCAAAGGCGGAGTCAGCCTGATCTGCGCCGGTTCCCGTGGATTTGATTTTTTCAGGAAACGTGAGTACAATATCGTCAAGGGTTATTCGGCTGTTTTTCAGCATCTTGATTTCTCGACGGCAAAAGAGATTGCTGATATCGCGTCGGGGATGTATCTGCGTGGCGAGGTTGACAGGGTGCTGGTTGCATACAACGAATTCAAGTCGGTGCTTGCGCCGAATCTGCGGGAGGAGGTGATTCTTCCTATCGCACCTGAAATTCCTGGTACCGAGAGCAGCAGTGATTACATCTATGAGCCCTCACCTTCGGCTATTATCGATGAGCTGGTGCCCAAGCATCTCAATACACAGATATGGAGGATGATGCTTGAGTCGAGTGCCGCGGAACAGGCGGCCCGTATGTCGGCGATGGATTCTGCAACTGAAAACGCAAAAGAGCTTATGCGGACGCTCAACATCAGTTACAACCGTGCACGGCAGGCTGCAATCACGACGGAGCTGAGTGAAATCGTTTCCGGCGCAGATGCCTTGACAAACTGA
- the thrC gene encoding threonine synthase, with the protein MIYFSTNKSSIPVSIKKATLEGLAPDGGLYIPAEIPRFSPEEITLLDGASFNNIAFAIANKFIGGAIPPDQLSDIIDNCYTFDTPIVQLDRNTFVEELFCGPTLAFKDYGARFLARLTGYFAAEEQKLITVLVATSGDTGSAVAYGFQGIANTRVVLLYPSGKVSRLQEQQLTTAGGNVHALEVQGDFDDCQRMVKQAFVDPDLNKSLTLTSANSINISRLIPQSFYYAWATLQLKERYDCHDPLFSVPSGNYGNLTAGVLAKRMGFPIGHFIAASNANDSVTRYIDEGRYDPHPTITTLSTAMDVGNPSNFARLRYFYHNDHTSMGQDITGIAISDEETVAAIRSAHERFGYIMDPHTAVAFRALERFRSSAIHGEKPGILLSTAHPAKFLEAIESALGKEIGIPSNLQELMGKKKCATLISSEYKELASFLNGLDQ; encoded by the coding sequence ATGATCTATTTCAGCACCAATAAATCATCAATACCCGTCTCCATTAAAAAGGCTACGCTTGAAGGGCTTGCTCCCGATGGTGGCCTCTATATCCCTGCTGAAATTCCCCGCTTTTCGCCAGAGGAGATAACACTTCTCGATGGGGCCAGTTTTAACAATATCGCTTTTGCCATTGCAAACAAGTTTATCGGAGGCGCTATCCCCCCCGACCAGCTTAGCGACATCATTGACAATTGCTATACCTTTGACACTCCGATTGTCCAGCTCGACCGAAATACCTTTGTTGAGGAGCTTTTCTGCGGACCAACACTTGCCTTCAAGGATTACGGTGCACGTTTTCTCGCCCGATTGACCGGCTATTTTGCTGCAGAAGAGCAGAAGCTTATTACCGTCCTTGTTGCAACATCTGGAGATACGGGAAGTGCAGTGGCATATGGATTTCAGGGCATTGCAAACACACGGGTCGTGCTGCTCTACCCTTCAGGAAAAGTGAGCCGCCTTCAGGAGCAGCAACTCACCACTGCAGGAGGCAATGTTCATGCGCTTGAAGTACAGGGCGATTTTGACGATTGCCAGCGAATGGTTAAACAGGCATTTGTTGATCCCGACCTGAATAAATCGCTGACACTCACCTCGGCCAACTCCATCAATATATCACGACTGATTCCCCAGTCATTCTATTATGCCTGGGCAACCCTGCAGCTCAAGGAACGGTACGACTGCCATGACCCTCTCTTTTCCGTCCCGAGCGGCAACTACGGAAACCTCACCGCAGGTGTGCTTGCAAAACGGATGGGCTTTCCCATAGGCCACTTTATTGCAGCATCAAACGCCAATGACAGCGTAACCCGCTATATCGATGAGGGACGCTACGACCCGCACCCGACCATCACAACCCTGTCGACGGCAATGGACGTCGGCAACCCGAGCAACTTTGCACGACTCAGATATTTCTACCATAACGACCACACATCCATGGGGCAGGATATCACGGGTATTGCCATTTCGGATGAAGAGACTGTTGCCGCAATCCGATCGGCCCATGAGCGCTTCGGCTATATCATGGATCCGCATACCGCCGTCGCGTTCCGTGCTCTTGAACGCTTCAGAAGCTCGGCAATCCATGGTGAAAAACCCGGCATCCTCCTCTCAACCGCTCATCCAGCAAAATTTCTTGAAGCAATAGAGAGTGCCCTGGGTAAAGAGATCGGTATCCCCTCGAATCTTCAGGAGCTGATGGGAAAAAAGAAATGTGCCACCTTGATCAGTTCAGAGTATAAAGAGCTTGCCTCTTTTCTCAACGGACTCGACCAGTAA
- a CDS encoding competence/damage-inducible protein A has product MRAEIVSVGDELLKGQRVNTNAAFMAEALGGIGVPVGRVIACSDREEEIIAVLSESLERADIVLVTGGLGPTRDDRTKQAVQRMLGRGLELSQEAFANLAERLKQSGVELLDALRDQAMVIEGSHVIENTKGTAAGMIIECGEQFQNHHLVLMPGVPSEMIAMMELTVLSWFAALSDTVIRHTPIKTLGIGESMLAGMIVDIEDTLPEGTTLAYLPHAAGVTLMISTIGHVQEEVERDNRSVVDAIVNSTGKFIYATSEVSLEATIGAMLATRGLTVAVAESCTGGLVASRLTDVPGSSAWFLQGFVVYSNQAKEKSLGVPGELIDRYGAVSEEVARAMAIGCLEKSGADFALSTTGIAGPSGGSPEKPVGTLCLAMATKHSGILLSRTLVMQGDRERNKLRFSEAVLRELWECLRQR; this is encoded by the coding sequence ATGCGTGCAGAAATTGTTTCTGTTGGAGATGAACTGCTTAAAGGCCAAAGGGTCAATACCAATGCAGCCTTTATGGCCGAAGCGCTTGGTGGTATAGGAGTGCCGGTTGGCAGGGTTATTGCCTGCTCTGACCGTGAAGAGGAGATTATTGCAGTATTGTCCGAATCGCTTGAAAGGGCAGATATTGTGCTTGTTACGGGAGGGTTAGGGCCGACAAGGGATGACCGTACCAAACAAGCTGTCCAGCGTATGCTTGGAAGAGGGCTTGAACTGAGTCAGGAGGCTTTTGCAAATCTTGCTGAGCGGCTAAAACAGAGCGGAGTGGAGCTGTTGGATGCACTTCGTGACCAGGCAATGGTCATTGAAGGATCTCATGTTATTGAGAATACGAAGGGAACGGCTGCCGGGATGATTATTGAGTGCGGCGAGCAGTTTCAGAACCACCATCTTGTGCTGATGCCTGGTGTGCCTTCAGAAATGATAGCCATGATGGAGCTTACGGTTCTATCCTGGTTTGCTGCACTCTCTGATACAGTCATTCGTCATACACCAATAAAAACGCTTGGTATTGGCGAGTCAATGCTTGCCGGGATGATTGTCGATATCGAAGATACCCTGCCTGAGGGAACGACCCTCGCCTATTTGCCTCATGCTGCAGGCGTTACCCTTATGATAAGCACGATCGGTCATGTGCAGGAAGAGGTTGAGCGCGATAATCGCAGCGTTGTTGATGCCATTGTCAACAGTACCGGCAAGTTTATCTATGCAACCAGCGAGGTCTCGCTTGAAGCGACGATTGGCGCAATGCTTGCCACCAGAGGGCTGACGGTCGCTGTTGCTGAGTCCTGCACCGGAGGTCTTGTGGCAAGCCGGTTGACGGATGTTCCGGGTTCATCAGCCTGGTTTCTTCAGGGATTTGTGGTCTACAGCAACCAGGCAAAAGAGAAGAGTCTTGGAGTACCGGGGGAGCTCATCGACAGGTATGGGGCTGTGAGTGAAGAGGTCGCCCGGGCAATGGCCATTGGCTGCCTTGAAAAAAGCGGGGCCGATTTTGCTCTTTCAACAACGGGTATTGCCGGTCCTTCGGGAGGCTCACCTGAAAAACCTGTTGGCACGCTCTGTCTGGCCATGGCAACAAAACATTCGGGTATTCTGCTCTCCAGAACGCTTGTTATGCAGGGTGATCGAGAACGCAACAAACTCCGATTCAGCGAAGCAGTTCTCCGTGAACTTTGGGAATGTTTGCGACAGCGATAA
- the atpA gene encoding F0F1 ATP synthase subunit alpha encodes MSTTVRPDEVSSILRKQLAGFESEAEVYDVGTVLQVGDGIARVYGLSKVAAGELLEFPNNVMGMALNLEEDNVGAVLFGESNLVKEGDTVKRTSILASIPVGEAMLGRVINPLGEPIDGKGTIDTQIRLPLERRAPGVIYRKSVHEPLQTGLKAIDSMIPIGRGQRELIIGDRQTGKTAVAIDTIINQKGKGVFCIYVAIGLKGSTVAQVVNTLEKYDAMEYTTVISATASDPAPLQFIAPFAGATLGEYFRDTGRHALVVYDDLSKQAVAYRQVSLLLRRPPGREAYPGDVFYLHSRLLERAAKITDDIEVARKMNDLPDALKSLVKGGGSLTALPVIETQAGDVSAYIPTNVISITDGQIFLESNLFNSGQRPAINVGISVSRVGGSAQIKAMKKVAGTLRLDLAQFRELEAFSKFGSDLDKTTKAQLDRGARLVEILKQGQYIPMPVEKQVAIIFLGTQGLLDTVDLRFIRKFEEEFLSLLEIKHNDLLAKIASSGALEADTAAKLKDIAVKFVTVFKEKNKA; translated from the coding sequence ATGTCTACAACAGTCAGGCCTGATGAGGTTTCATCAATACTTCGCAAGCAGCTTGCCGGTTTTGAGTCTGAAGCAGAAGTGTATGATGTGGGAACAGTGCTGCAGGTTGGTGACGGTATTGCTCGTGTGTATGGTTTATCGAAGGTTGCCGCAGGCGAACTTCTTGAGTTTCCCAACAATGTGATGGGTATGGCTTTAAACCTTGAAGAGGACAATGTCGGCGCTGTATTGTTTGGTGAATCAAATCTGGTGAAAGAGGGTGATACGGTTAAAAGAACCAGTATTTTGGCCTCAATCCCGGTCGGTGAAGCCATGCTTGGCCGTGTCATCAATCCTCTCGGTGAGCCAATTGATGGTAAGGGCACCATTGACACACAGATCCGTTTGCCTCTCGAACGCCGGGCTCCCGGAGTCATTTACCGCAAATCAGTTCATGAACCATTGCAGACCGGTCTCAAGGCTATTGATTCGATGATTCCTATCGGCCGTGGACAGCGCGAACTTATCATCGGTGACCGTCAGACCGGAAAGACTGCTGTAGCGATCGATACCATTATCAATCAGAAAGGCAAGGGCGTTTTTTGTATTTATGTTGCTATCGGACTGAAGGGCTCTACCGTCGCACAGGTTGTCAATACTCTGGAGAAATATGACGCGATGGAGTATACCACCGTTATTTCTGCTACAGCATCCGATCCTGCGCCGTTGCAGTTTATTGCTCCGTTTGCTGGTGCTACCCTTGGTGAATATTTCCGCGACACGGGTCGTCATGCCCTTGTTGTCTATGATGATCTTTCCAAACAGGCTGTTGCCTATCGTCAGGTCTCCCTGCTTCTTCGTCGTCCGCCGGGACGTGAGGCTTATCCTGGTGATGTGTTTTACTTGCACTCCCGTCTGCTTGAAAGAGCTGCAAAAATTACCGATGATATTGAGGTTGCAAGGAAAATGAACGATCTTCCTGATGCTCTCAAGTCGCTGGTCAAGGGCGGCGGAAGTCTTACCGCACTGCCGGTTATTGAAACCCAGGCTGGTGACGTTTCGGCCTATATTCCGACTAACGTGATTTCGATCACTGACGGTCAGATCTTCCTTGAATCGAACCTTTTCAACTCTGGCCAGAGACCTGCAATCAACGTTGGTATCTCGGTTTCCCGTGTTGGCGGAAGCGCACAGATCAAAGCTATGAAGAAGGTTGCCGGTACCCTGCGTCTTGATTTGGCACAGTTCCGCGAGCTTGAAGCCTTCTCGAAATTCGGTTCCGACCTTGATAAAACCACCAAGGCACAGCTCGACAGGGGTGCAAGGCTGGTTGAAATCCTCAAGCAGGGACAGTATATTCCGATGCCGGTTGAAAAACAGGTAGCCATTATTTTCCTTGGTACCCAGGGATTGCTTGACACGGTTGATTTGCGCTTTATCCGCAAGTTTGAGGAGGAGTTCCTCAGTTTGCTTGAAATCAAGCACAATGACCTGCTTGCAAAAATTGCCTCGAGTGGTGCACTGGAGGCTGATACTGCTGCCAAACTCAAGGATATCGCAGTCAAGTTTGTGACGGTCTTCAAAGAAAAGAACAAGGCGTAA
- the thrA gene encoding bifunctional aspartate kinase/homoserine dehydrogenase I, which translates to MKIYKFGGTSLGSASRIKKVADIIAGALHQDELVIVVSAIHRVTDLLFESATQACSGDSGYRSTLNELDHLHISIADELFSGSLLDDVTASIRAELSELNDIVQGVFLLRELSEKSLAFVLGFGERLSARMVSSYLQERDIAAFYLDARELIVTDTNYADARVDTHASGQQIRKRLLSLEGVPVVTGFIAAAPDGSSTTLGRGGSDYTASILGAALDALEIWIWTDVDGFFSADPKRVRDARILPYISYSEAMELSHAGARVLHPLAVQPAMKAGIPLLIKNSFNPAAKGTRIEGVTPLDFNRTLPVTGLSSINKVVLLNMSGSGMVGVPGIASRLFTCLARHRINIIFISQASSEQSITLAITPSQAAKAKKILEEVFRVEIEARQIDPLVTRRNLAMIAVVGNNMSGHPGVSAQLFETLGKNGINVIAVAQGANEMNISLVIDAHDEDKALNCIHESFFLSQRKVHLFIAGTGTIAKSLIGQISAHRLNLQQDNDLDVVVCGMANTRQILFDNNGIDLQNWESALLPRDEYQGIEGYLQLIREKNLHNTIFVDCTASAMVAEMYPDLLLANISVVTANKLGMAGSWPLYRRIRDAQRRSNARFLYETNVGAGLPIINTLNDLKNSGDKIFSIEGVLSGTLSFIFNELRKGGRFSEIVRRAKVAGYTEPDPRDDLSGADFARKFLILGRELGFTLEYSDVVCESLVPEEYRGEMSVTEFLDRLSGVDGWYAKLIEDAAREEMTIAYAGEIRDGKATIGVKKVPLASPIAGLSGSENMVVYTTERYRATPLVVRGPGAGGEVTAGGVFADILRVASYLV; encoded by the coding sequence ATGAAGATATACAAGTTTGGAGGTACTTCACTGGGGTCAGCCAGTCGGATTAAAAAAGTTGCCGATATCATTGCTGGTGCATTGCATCAGGATGAGCTCGTTATTGTGGTTTCGGCCATTCATCGCGTTACTGATCTGCTGTTTGAATCAGCCACCCAGGCATGCAGCGGCGACAGTGGGTATCGCAGCACACTCAATGAGCTTGATCATCTGCATATTTCCATTGCAGACGAGCTTTTTTCCGGATCTCTCCTTGACGATGTTACTGCCTCAATACGTGCTGAACTTTCAGAGCTGAATGACATCGTGCAGGGTGTCTTTTTGCTCAGGGAGCTCTCTGAAAAAAGCCTTGCCTTTGTGCTTGGTTTCGGCGAACGTCTTTCTGCCCGGATGGTCAGCAGCTATCTTCAGGAGCGCGATATTGCAGCGTTCTATCTCGATGCACGCGAGCTGATTGTTACCGACACGAATTATGCTGATGCAAGGGTCGATACTCATGCATCAGGACAACAGATCAGAAAACGTCTTCTCTCTTTAGAAGGTGTGCCTGTTGTGACTGGATTTATTGCTGCGGCTCCGGATGGTTCTTCGACGACGCTTGGTCGGGGTGGTTCCGATTATACGGCATCCATTCTTGGTGCGGCACTTGATGCCCTGGAAATCTGGATCTGGACAGATGTTGATGGCTTTTTCAGCGCAGATCCCAAACGGGTTCGGGATGCCCGGATTTTACCCTATATCAGTTATTCTGAGGCAATGGAACTCTCTCATGCAGGAGCGAGAGTTCTGCATCCTCTTGCCGTTCAGCCTGCCATGAAAGCAGGCATTCCTTTACTGATCAAAAATTCTTTCAATCCCGCAGCAAAAGGTACACGAATTGAAGGTGTCACTCCCTTAGATTTCAACCGTACCCTGCCGGTAACAGGGCTCTCATCGATCAACAAGGTTGTCCTGCTGAACATGTCGGGAAGTGGTATGGTTGGTGTTCCGGGTATAGCATCACGTCTTTTCACTTGTCTGGCACGTCACCGGATCAATATTATCTTTATATCACAAGCATCATCGGAGCAGTCGATTACTCTTGCCATCACCCCTTCCCAGGCCGCAAAAGCAAAAAAAATACTGGAGGAGGTGTTTCGCGTGGAGATTGAAGCGCGTCAGATCGATCCTCTTGTGACCCGTCGAAATCTGGCCATGATCGCTGTCGTTGGTAACAATATGTCCGGTCATCCTGGAGTCTCTGCGCAGTTGTTTGAAACCCTTGGCAAAAATGGCATTAACGTCATTGCTGTTGCCCAGGGGGCCAATGAGATGAATATCTCTCTTGTCATTGATGCTCATGATGAGGATAAGGCGCTGAACTGTATCCATGAATCATTTTTTCTTTCGCAGCGCAAGGTACATCTCTTTATTGCGGGGACAGGAACGATTGCAAAAAGCCTGATTGGCCAGATCAGCGCCCATCGTCTTAACCTGCAGCAGGATAATGACCTTGATGTTGTTGTTTGCGGGATGGCAAATACCCGTCAGATTCTCTTTGATAATAACGGTATTGACCTTCAGAATTGGGAATCAGCTCTCTTGCCGAGAGATGAGTATCAGGGAATTGAGGGGTATTTGCAGCTCATCAGGGAAAAAAACCTGCACAACACCATTTTTGTTGATTGTACCGCGAGCGCGATGGTTGCAGAGATGTATCCCGATCTGCTTCTCGCCAATATTTCGGTGGTGACAGCAAACAAACTTGGCATGGCAGGTTCCTGGCCTCTTTATCGGAGGATAAGGGATGCCCAGCGGAGAAGTAATGCCCGTTTTCTTTATGAAACCAATGTAGGCGCTGGATTGCCAATCATCAATACGCTGAATGATCTGAAAAACAGCGGAGACAAGATTTTCAGTATTGAGGGCGTTCTTTCCGGTACGTTGAGTTTTATTTTCAATGAACTCCGCAAAGGTGGCCGCTTCAGCGAGATTGTTCGTCGCGCCAAGGTGGCCGGTTATACGGAACCTGATCCACGTGATGACCTTTCCGGTGCTGATTTTGCCCGAAAGTTTCTCATTCTGGGTCGTGAACTCGGCTTTACGCTGGAGTACAGTGATGTGGTCTGTGAGAGTCTTGTTCCCGAAGAGTATCGTGGTGAGATGTCGGTTACAGAGTTTCTTGACCGTTTGTCGGGTGTTGATGGATGGTATGCCAAATTAATAGAAGATGCTGCCAGAGAGGAGATGACGATTGCCTATGCTGGTGAAATCAGGGATGGAAAAGCAACTATCGGTGTAAAAAAGGTTCCTCTTGCAAGTCCGATTGCGGGCCTCAGCGGATCAGAAAATATGGTAGTTTATACGACGGAGCGATATCGGGCAACTCCACTTGTTGTTCGGGGTCCCGGTGCGGGAGGAGAGGTTACGGCCGGCGGTGTTTTTGCCGATATATTGCGGGTTGCAAGTTATCTTGTTTGA
- a CDS encoding homoserine kinase: protein MKTVKGFASATVGNVACGFDVLGFAITEPGDEVILTLSDRAHTDSPVSISAITGDGGALPLDPKKNTSSFVVLKFLEYIRAHKQIDFTGHISLELRKHLPLSSGMGSSAASAAAALIAANELMGLPCSKMELVHFAIEGERVACGSAHADNAAPAILGNFVLIRSYTPLDLITIPSPEHLYCSLVHPHTELRTAYARSVLPQEISLKTATQQWGNVGALVTGLLTSDYDLIGRSLVDVIAEPKRAPLIPGFFEVKQAALDSGALGCSIAGSGPSIFAFSSSEKTALAVGNAMKEAFLHSKAHLQSDMWVSPICKEGARIL from the coding sequence ATGAAAACGGTCAAGGGATTCGCTTCAGCAACTGTCGGAAATGTTGCCTGCGGCTTTGATGTATTGGGATTTGCCATCACCGAACCTGGTGATGAAGTAATTCTGACGCTTTCCGACAGAGCACACACCGACTCTCCGGTTTCCATTTCCGCCATCACTGGTGACGGTGGTGCACTTCCGCTTGATCCAAAAAAAAACACGTCAAGTTTTGTTGTCCTGAAATTTCTCGAATATATCCGCGCCCACAAGCAGATCGATTTTACCGGCCATATCTCCCTTGAGCTGAGAAAACACCTGCCACTGAGCAGCGGAATGGGCAGCAGTGCAGCAAGCGCAGCAGCAGCATTGATAGCGGCTAACGAACTGATGGGACTTCCCTGTTCAAAAATGGAGCTGGTGCACTTCGCCATTGAAGGAGAACGGGTTGCCTGCGGGTCAGCTCATGCCGACAACGCCGCGCCCGCAATTCTTGGCAATTTCGTTCTGATCCGGAGCTATACACCGCTTGATCTCATCACGATCCCATCACCCGAACACCTTTACTGCTCCCTGGTACATCCCCATACGGAACTGCGTACCGCTTATGCCCGTTCGGTACTGCCCCAGGAAATTTCACTTAAAACAGCGACCCAGCAATGGGGCAATGTCGGAGCTCTTGTTACCGGCTTGCTCACCTCCGACTATGACCTTATCGGGCGTTCTCTGGTTGACGTTATCGCTGAACCAAAACGCGCTCCGCTCATCCCCGGTTTTTTTGAAGTCAAGCAGGCTGCTCTTGACAGCGGCGCCCTCGGATGCAGTATTGCAGGCTCAGGCCCCTCTATTTTTGCCTTTTCTTCCTCCGAAAAAACCGCCCTTGCCGTCGGCAATGCCATGAAAGAGGCATTCCTGCACTCCAAAGCTCACCTTCAATCAGATATGTGGGTATCACCTATCTGTAAAGAAGGGGCAAGAATACTGTAA